A window of the Equus asinus isolate D_3611 breed Donkey chromosome 20, EquAss-T2T_v2, whole genome shotgun sequence genome harbors these coding sequences:
- the FZD4 gene encoding frizzled-4 isoform X1, with product MAWRGAGPSVPGAPGGIGVSLRLLLLLLLLLGPARGFGDEEERRCDPIRISMCQNLGYNVTKMPNLVGHELQTDAELQLTTFTPLIQYGCSSQLQFFLCSVYVPMCTEKINIPIGPCGGMCLSVKRRCEPVLKEFGFAWPESLNCSKFPPQNDHNHMCMEGPGDEEVPLPHKTPVQPGEECHSVGTNSDQYIWVKRSLNCVLKCGYDAGLYSRSAKEFTDIWMAVWASLCFISTAFTVLTFLIDSSRFSYPERPIIFLSMCYNIYSIAYIVRLTVGRERISCDFEEAAEPVLIQEGLKNTGCAIIFLLMYFFGMASSIWWVILTLTWFLAAGLKWGHEAIEMHSSYFHIAAWAIPAVKTIVILIMRLVDADELTGLCYVGNQNLDALTGFVVAPLFTYLVIGTLFIAAGLVALFKIRSNLQKDGTKTDKLERLMVKIGVFSVLYTVPATCVIACYFYEISNWAVFRYSADDSNMAVEMLKIFMSLLVGITSGMWIWSAKTLHTWQKCSNRLVNSGKVKREKRGNGWVKPGKGNETVV from the exons ATGGCCTGGCGGGGCGCGGGGCCGAGCGTCCCGGGGGCGCCTGGGGGCATCGGTGTCAGTCTGCGGCTGCTGCTTTTGCTGTTGCTACTCCTGGGGCCGGCGCGGGGCTTCGGGGACGAGGAGGAGCGGCGCTGCGACCCCATCCGCATCTCCATGTGCCAGAACCTGGGCTACAACGTGACCAAGATGCCCAACCTGGTGGGGCACGAGCTGCAGACGGACGCCGAGCTGCAGCTGACAACTTTCACGCCTCTCATCCAGTACGGCTGCTCCAGCCAGCTGCAG TTCTTCCTTTGTTCGGTTTATGTGCCAATGTGCACAGAGAAGATCAACATCCCCATCGGCCCGTGCGGCGGCATGTGCCTTTCAGTCAAGAGACGCTGTGAACCTGTCCTGAAGGAATTTGGGTTCGCCTGGCCGGAGAGCCTGAACTGCAGCAAATTCCCACCCCAGAATGACCACAACCACATGTGCATGGAAGGGCCCGGTGATGAGGAGGTGCCGTTGCCTCACAAAACCCCCGTCCAGCCTGGGGAAGAGTGCCATTCCGTGGGAACCAATTCCGATCAGTACATCTGGGTGAAAAGGAGCCTGAACTGCGTTCTCAAGTGTGGCTATGATGCTGGCTTATACAGCCGCTCTGCCAAGGAGTTCACCGATATCTGGATGGCTGTGTGGGCCAGCCTGTGCTTCATCTCCACCGCCTTCACAGTGCTGACCTTCCTCATCGATTCTTCCAGGTTTTCCTACCCTGAGCGCCCTATCATATTTCTCAGTATGTGCTATAATATTTATAGCATTGCTTATATTGTCAGGCTGACTGTAGGCCGGGAAAGGATATCCTGCGATTTTGAAGAGGCAGCAGAACCTGTTCTCATCCAAGAAGGACTTAAGAACACAGGATGTGCAATCATTTTCTTGCTGATGTACTTTTTTGGAATGGCCAGTTCCATCTGGTGGGTTATTCTGACGCTCACTTGGTTTTTGGCAGCGGGACTCAAATGGGGTCATGAAGCCATTGAAATGCACAGCTCTTATTTCCACATTGCAGCTTGGGCCATCCCTGCAGTGAAAACCATCGTCATCTTGATTATGAGACTGGTGGATGCCGATGAATTGACTGGCCTGTGCTATGTCGGGAACCAAAACCTGGATGCCCTCACGGGCTTTGTGGTAGCTCCCCTCTTCACTTACTTGGTAATTGGAACTTTGTTCATTGCTGCGGGTTTGGTGGCCTTGTTCAAAATTCGGTCGAATCTTCAAAAGGATGGGACAAAGACAGACAAGTTGGAAAGGCTGATGGTCAAGATTGGGGTCTTCTCAGTCCTGTACACGGTTCCTGCAACCTGTGTGATTGCCTGTTATTTCTACGAAATCTCTAACTGGGCGGTCTTCCGGTATTCCGCAGATGACTCCAATATGGCGGTTgaaatgttgaaaatttttatgtctttgCTGGTGGGCATCACCTCAGGCATGTGGATTTGGTCTGCCAAAACTCTTCACACGTGGCAGAAGTGTTCCAACAGATTGGTGAATTCTGGgaaggtaaagagagaaaagagagggaatgGTTGGGTGAAGCCTGGGAAAGGCAATGAAACTGTGGTATAA
- the FZD4 gene encoding frizzled-4 isoform X2 yields the protein MAWRGAGPSVPGAPGGIGVSLRLLLLLLLLLGPARGFGDEEERRCDPIRISMCQNLGYNVTKMPNLVGHELQTDAELQLTTFTPLIQYGCSSQLQFFLCSVYVPMCTEKINIPIGPCGGMCLSVKRRCEPVLKEFGFAWPESLNCSKFPPQNDHNHMCMEGPGDEEVPLPHKTPVQPGEECHSVGTNSDQYIWVKRSLNCVLKCGYDAGLYSRSAKEFTDIWMAVWASLCFISTAFTVLTFLIDSSRFSYPERPIIFLSMCYNIYSIAYIVRLTVGRERISCDFEEAAEPVLIQEGLKNTGCAIIFLLMYFFGMASSIWWVILTLTWFLAAGLKWGHEAIEMHSSYFHIAAWAIPAVKTIVILIMRLVDADELTGLCYVGNQNLDALTGFVVAPLFTYLVIGTLFIAAGLVALFKIRSNLQKDGTKTDKLERLMVKIGVFSVLYTVPATCVIACYFYEISNWAVFRYSADDSNMAVEMLKIFMSLLVGITSGMWIWSAKTLHTWQKCSNRLVNSGKVVYILPSRLKSRVIPPGRFL from the exons ATGGCCTGGCGGGGCGCGGGGCCGAGCGTCCCGGGGGCGCCTGGGGGCATCGGTGTCAGTCTGCGGCTGCTGCTTTTGCTGTTGCTACTCCTGGGGCCGGCGCGGGGCTTCGGGGACGAGGAGGAGCGGCGCTGCGACCCCATCCGCATCTCCATGTGCCAGAACCTGGGCTACAACGTGACCAAGATGCCCAACCTGGTGGGGCACGAGCTGCAGACGGACGCCGAGCTGCAGCTGACAACTTTCACGCCTCTCATCCAGTACGGCTGCTCCAGCCAGCTGCAG TTCTTCCTTTGTTCGGTTTATGTGCCAATGTGCACAGAGAAGATCAACATCCCCATCGGCCCGTGCGGCGGCATGTGCCTTTCAGTCAAGAGACGCTGTGAACCTGTCCTGAAGGAATTTGGGTTCGCCTGGCCGGAGAGCCTGAACTGCAGCAAATTCCCACCCCAGAATGACCACAACCACATGTGCATGGAAGGGCCCGGTGATGAGGAGGTGCCGTTGCCTCACAAAACCCCCGTCCAGCCTGGGGAAGAGTGCCATTCCGTGGGAACCAATTCCGATCAGTACATCTGGGTGAAAAGGAGCCTGAACTGCGTTCTCAAGTGTGGCTATGATGCTGGCTTATACAGCCGCTCTGCCAAGGAGTTCACCGATATCTGGATGGCTGTGTGGGCCAGCCTGTGCTTCATCTCCACCGCCTTCACAGTGCTGACCTTCCTCATCGATTCTTCCAGGTTTTCCTACCCTGAGCGCCCTATCATATTTCTCAGTATGTGCTATAATATTTATAGCATTGCTTATATTGTCAGGCTGACTGTAGGCCGGGAAAGGATATCCTGCGATTTTGAAGAGGCAGCAGAACCTGTTCTCATCCAAGAAGGACTTAAGAACACAGGATGTGCAATCATTTTCTTGCTGATGTACTTTTTTGGAATGGCCAGTTCCATCTGGTGGGTTATTCTGACGCTCACTTGGTTTTTGGCAGCGGGACTCAAATGGGGTCATGAAGCCATTGAAATGCACAGCTCTTATTTCCACATTGCAGCTTGGGCCATCCCTGCAGTGAAAACCATCGTCATCTTGATTATGAGACTGGTGGATGCCGATGAATTGACTGGCCTGTGCTATGTCGGGAACCAAAACCTGGATGCCCTCACGGGCTTTGTGGTAGCTCCCCTCTTCACTTACTTGGTAATTGGAACTTTGTTCATTGCTGCGGGTTTGGTGGCCTTGTTCAAAATTCGGTCGAATCTTCAAAAGGATGGGACAAAGACAGACAAGTTGGAAAGGCTGATGGTCAAGATTGGGGTCTTCTCAGTCCTGTACACGGTTCCTGCAACCTGTGTGATTGCCTGTTATTTCTACGAAATCTCTAACTGGGCGGTCTTCCGGTATTCCGCAGATGACTCCAATATGGCGGTTgaaatgttgaaaatttttatgtctttgCTGGTGGGCATCACCTCAGGCATGTGGATTTGGTCTGCCAAAACTCTTCACACGTGGCAGAAGTGTTCCAACAGATTGGTGAATTCTGGgaag GTTGTGTATATTCTCCCTTCAAGATTGAAGTCTCGGGTCATCCCTCCTGGAAGATTTCTCTGA